The Microbacterium paraoxydans genome includes a window with the following:
- a CDS encoding protein jag, whose translation MSEVVTGSTEPTVAQLENEGDVAADYLEELLDIADIDGDLNLDVRQGRAYVSVEAEGDGLALLSAPDTVQALQELTRLAVQNKTGSFSRLILDIGGSRDARRRQLVTLVEAAAAKLDEGSSQASLPAMSSYERKLVHDIAAERGLVSESYGEGADRHTVLRRH comes from the coding sequence ATGAGCGAGGTCGTGACCGGGAGCACAGAGCCCACTGTGGCGCAGCTCGAGAACGAGGGGGATGTCGCGGCGGACTACCTCGAGGAGCTGCTCGACATCGCAGACATCGACGGTGATCTGAACCTCGACGTCCGTCAGGGTCGCGCCTACGTCTCCGTCGAGGCCGAGGGGGACGGGCTCGCGCTGCTCTCCGCTCCCGATACCGTGCAGGCGTTGCAGGAGCTCACGCGTCTCGCCGTCCAGAACAAGACCGGCTCGTTCTCGCGCCTCATCCTCGACATCGGCGGATCCCGCGACGCACGGCGCCGTCAGCTCGTGACTCTGGTCGAGGCGGCGGCCGCGAAGCTCGATGAGGGCTCGTCGCAGGCCTCGCTCCCGGCGATGTCGAGCTATGAGCGCAAGCTGGTCCACGACATCGCTGCCGAGCGCGGGCTCGTCTCCGAGTCGTACGGCGAGGGCGCGGACCGCCACACGGTCCTGCGTCGGCACTGA
- the yidD gene encoding membrane protein insertion efficiency factor YidD, whose product MTALPASSVGTGEMHGRDVLRSIPLLPRNAVLALLAGYRKVVSPMYGDVCAYYPSCSAYAVGAVQQHGAVRGALLSAWRILRCNPWSRGGVDDVTPHRHFRYDLTAHGFVVPSRKD is encoded by the coding sequence ATGACCGCCTTGCCGGCGTCGTCGGTGGGCACGGGAGAGATGCACGGACGCGACGTGCTCCGGAGCATTCCGCTCCTTCCGCGCAACGCCGTGCTGGCTCTTCTCGCGGGGTACCGCAAGGTGGTCTCGCCGATGTACGGGGACGTGTGTGCGTACTACCCCTCCTGTTCCGCCTACGCTGTAGGTGCGGTGCAGCAGCACGGCGCCGTGCGGGGGGCTCTGCTCTCGGCGTGGCGCATCCTCCGCTGCAACCCCTGGTCTCGCGGAGGCGTCGACGACGTCACACCGCATCGACACTTCCGCTACGACCTGACCGCACACGGTTTCGTCGTCCCCTCCCGAAAGGACTGA
- the rnpA gene encoding ribonuclease P protein component encodes MLARPFRLTRGSDYRLVVRRGSRCGGARVLTSMLATGESRAARFGFIISKQVGTAVVRNTVRRRLKAVCAEALPRVPQGTDVVIRALPASATASYAELRSDVHRCLARLAPVEATS; translated from the coding sequence GTGCTCGCCCGCCCGTTCCGTTTGACCCGCGGGAGCGACTACCGACTGGTCGTTCGACGCGGATCGCGTTGTGGCGGGGCCCGCGTCCTCACCTCCATGCTGGCGACCGGTGAGAGCAGAGCAGCGCGTTTCGGTTTCATCATCAGCAAGCAGGTGGGCACCGCTGTGGTGCGCAACACCGTGCGCCGGCGACTCAAAGCCGTCTGTGCGGAGGCGCTCCCACGTGTTCCTCAGGGCACGGATGTCGTCATCCGTGCCCTTCCTGCGTCGGCGACGGCGTCGTATGCGGAACTACGCAGTGACGTGCACCGCTGTCTCGCGCGGCTCGCGCCCGTCGAGGCCACATCATGA
- the rpmH gene encoding 50S ribosomal protein L34 codes for MSKRTFQPNNRRRAKKHGFRARMRTRAGRAILSARRAKGRTELSA; via the coding sequence ATGAGCAAGCGCACCTTCCAGCCCAACAACCGTCGTCGCGCCAAGAAGCACGGCTTCCGTGCCCGCATGCGCACCCGCGCCGGCCGTGCCATCCTCTCGGCACGCCGCGCGAAGGGCCGTACCGAGCTCTCCGCGTAA
- the yidC gene encoding membrane protein insertase YidC has translation MGLDLLFASATPSPEPASGGFDLLGTILWPLKWVVELILVAWHWLLTAVGLPAASGITWVLSIVGLVIVVRAALIPLFVKQIKSQRKMMEIAPELRKVQEKYRGKKDQLSREAMSRETMALYKKHGTTPMSSCLPLLVQMPIFFSLYNVLSDVSKHATQGVGGVGLLSAELTQEFYDAKLFGVASLHENLGNAIEAQNVTAIIILITLVVLMIASQFFTQLQIISKNLSPEAKTGQAYQMQKIMLYVLPLGFIFSGVFFPLGVVVYWFISNLWTMGQQFLVIREMPTPGSEAAKAREERLARKGKAIDSSGKVVPMAAYEAEQQRLLEEAEKAKAAAPKRQQPVGKKRAKKKGNAS, from the coding sequence GTGGGTCTTGACCTTCTGTTCGCCAGTGCCACCCCCAGCCCGGAACCGGCATCCGGCGGATTCGACCTGCTCGGCACGATCCTGTGGCCGCTGAAGTGGGTCGTCGAGCTCATCCTCGTCGCCTGGCACTGGCTGCTGACGGCCGTCGGTCTCCCGGCGGCGTCCGGCATCACCTGGGTCCTCTCGATCGTCGGCCTCGTGATCGTGGTCCGTGCAGCGCTCATCCCGCTGTTCGTGAAGCAGATCAAGAGCCAGCGGAAGATGATGGAAATCGCTCCTGAACTGCGCAAAGTCCAGGAGAAGTACCGCGGAAAGAAGGACCAGCTCTCTCGCGAGGCGATGAGTCGCGAGACGATGGCGCTGTACAAGAAGCACGGCACGACGCCGATGTCGAGCTGTCTGCCCCTGCTCGTGCAGATGCCGATCTTCTTCTCGCTCTACAACGTGCTGAGCGACGTCAGTAAGCATGCGACGCAGGGCGTCGGCGGTGTCGGGCTGCTGAGCGCGGAACTCACGCAGGAGTTCTACGACGCCAAGCTCTTCGGGGTCGCGTCCCTGCACGAGAACCTCGGCAACGCGATCGAGGCCCAGAACGTCACGGCGATCATCATCCTGATCACCCTGGTCGTCCTGATGATCGCGTCGCAGTTCTTCACGCAGCTGCAGATCATCTCGAAGAACCTCTCGCCGGAGGCCAAGACCGGCCAGGCATACCAGATGCAGAAGATCATGCTCTACGTTCTGCCGCTGGGCTTCATCTTCTCCGGTGTCTTCTTCCCGCTCGGCGTGGTCGTGTACTGGTTCATCTCGAACCTCTGGACCATGGGGCAGCAGTTCCTCGTCATCCGTGAGATGCCGACTCCCGGCTCTGAAGCCGCCAAGGCTCGCGAGGAGCGGCTCGCCCGCAAGGGCAAGGCGATCGACTCCTCCGGCAAGGTCGTCCCGATGGCTGCCTACGAGGCCGAGCAGCAGCGTCTGCTCGAGGAGGCCGAGAAGGCGAAGGCGGCGGCGCCGAAGCGGCAGCAGCCGGTCGGCAAGAAGCGTGCGAAGAAGAAGGGGAACGCGTCATGA